GGCGTGTAGGCGGAGCCCTCCCCACCCAGGCGTCGGTACGCGAACTCCAGGGCCGCCTGGACCTCATATTCCCAGCCACCCGGGCGAATGTGGGCGAGCGCCTCCTGGTAACCCACGGCGGTGACTTCGGCGGCCCGCTTCATCAGGGCAATCTCGCTGGCATCCTTGCGCAAGCGCATCTCGTGCACGATCGCCCCCGGCGACACCAGCGTCTCAGGCGGATGAACGTGCCGGTTGCCCAGGCGTGGAAGCAGGCGCAGGACGATCTCATCGTGTTCGCGCCAGGTGCCCAACTGAAAATACAGGGTCGGTACGCCTGTCAGGTACTTTTGCAATACCTGTTCGAGATCATCGAAGGAATAGGCCTGGTCCACCTGGAGCGCGGCAGGCGCCGCCTCCACCCCCAGCCTGCGGCCATGCCACGTTTCCAGTTCCGGATTACGTGGTTGCACGAAGAGCACGCTCTGGTGCTCGGGGTGACCAGGCAGCAGCAACAGCGCCGAACCGGCCTCTCGAAAGCCTGTTAAATAGAAAAAGTCGCTGTCCGGGCGATAGCGGTGGTCGGTGTCTCGCGAGCGAATTCTCGGCGGCGCATTGAAAAACAGGGCGGCGCCGTTCTTCATCTCCTTCATGAAGTTGGCTCGGCGGCGCGCGTAGAGAGACGGTTCAGCAGCTGGCATGGGGGCGGCCTCACATTCCGGACGAAGCGGGCGGGCCATCGGATGATGACCTCGCCCCCATGTTACCCCAGGTTGCCGGGCTTGCGGGACGCCATCAGGAAGATGGCAGGGCGAAGAGCCACCACAACTTGGTTCGGACCCGCTGCGTCTTGGTGTAGTGCAACTGGCTCGCATTGGTGGCGGCCACGACCCGATAGTGGTAGGTCTGAAACCGCTTGAGGCCGGTCAACTTGAAGGTGTGGGACTGCTTGGGGCTGATATCCCAGCTGGAAGCTTGTCCCAGGGAAGATGTTTCTCCCCACTGGACCAGGCAACGCATCGGTTCTTTGGTCTTCCAGGAGAGGGTGACCTCGGTCTGCCCCCGGCTGGACACCGCCAGGTCCTTGATCAGGTCGGAGGCTTGCCCCGGGCTAGCGGCCACGGCCGCACTGGGTGAGGCCTCGTTGCCGTCGGCATCCATGGAGATGACCTGGTAGTTGCTCTGGCGCGTCACGCCGCGGTCCGTGAACTGCGTGCCGGTGGACGTGCCCACCGAGACGCCATCGCGCAGAATCCGATAGGTCACGCTGCTGGCATTGTCCGCCGCCGCGTTCCACGACAGATCCACCTCCTCTGGAGGCCCCGCCACGCCAGCCAGCCCTGTCACCGCGGCGGGGGGTTGCATGTCCAGGTTGGGGGCCTTCGTGAAGGCATCTTCCAGGTTCAGGGCACGCGGCGCGTTGGAACCCGTGAATCCGGTCGTGGTAAAGCCAGTGGTTTTGAAGAGCCGGCTCAGGTGGCCAGCCTTCAGCATCGGAAACTTGGCCTTGAGCAGGGCACAGGCGGCAGCCACATGCGGGCTGGCCATGCTGGTGCCGCTCATGGTGGTGGTGCCTCCCCCGCGCTGGGTCGAGCCGATGTTGACCCCAGGGGCGGCCACGTCGATGTAGTCGCCAAAATTGCTGAACGTGGCCCGCTTCCGGTGGTCGTCCACCGCTCCCACGCCGATGACCCCCTCGTTGGCTGCGGGAAAGAAGGGGGTCGAGATGCCGCTGTTCCCGGCCGCCGCCACCACGATCACGCCACGCTCCTGCACTTGGGCCACGGCACGCCGCAGGGTTTCGGAGTTATCGGTTCCCCCCAGGCTCAGATTGATGACCTGCGCGCCTCGGTCAGCCGCCGCCACGATGCCGTTTGCAATGTCCGCGTTGCTGCCTTGCCCCTTGGAATTGAGCGCCTTGATGGGGATGATCGCGGCGCCGGGGGCCACGCCCGCCACACCGATGCCGTTGTTGGCGAGCGCCGCAATGGTTCCGGCCACGTGGGTGCCGTGTCCGTGGTCGTCAGCGGCATCCTCGTCGTCGTTCACGAGGTCGAGCCCTGGCAGCACCTGACCCCGGAGGTCCGGATGCGTGGCATCGACCCCCGTGTCGATCACAGCCACCTTGATCCCGCTTCCCGTCGTCGTCGGCCAGATACTGGGAGCCAGGATCGCTGCCACGCCCCAGCTGTCGCCGAAGGCCGGATCGTTCGGGGCTTCCAGGGTTTGGTACTGATAGTTCGGCTCGATGTAATCGATGTCATCGGCTTCATCCCAGCCCTCGGCTGCCTGGAGGGCGTAACCGTTGGCGTTGAGTTTGTAAACGGCCGTGCCCTTCACGGAAAGGTCCCGCAGGCGGGTGGCCCCGGGAAGGTCGCGCGCACTTTCCCGGAACTTCACAATGTATTCGCCTTCGACCGGGGCCAGGGCGGCGGTTTGCGCCGCCGTCGGGGTGAGGCTCACGCTGGGACGGGCCGCGGCGGAGGGGGCGGTGATTTTG
The genomic region above belongs to Candidatus Sericytochromatia bacterium and contains:
- a CDS encoding aminopeptidase P N-terminal domain-containing protein; the protein is MPAAEPSLYARRRANFMKEMKNGAALFFNAPPRIRSRDTDHRYRPDSDFFYLTGFREAGSALLLLPGHPEHQSVLFVQPRNPELETWHGRRLGVEAAPAALQVDQAYSFDDLEQVLQKYLTGVPTLYFQLGTWREHDEIVLRLLPRLGNRHVHPPETLVSPGAIVHEMRLRKDASEIALMKRAAEVTAVGYQEALAHIRPGGWEYEVQAALEFAYRRLGGEGSAYTPIVAAGDNATILHYNENDQPLQDGQLLLIDSGAEFGYYACDVSRTYPVGGRFSQAQRAVYELVLKAQTEAIAWVRVGEHVKAYHEHAVRVLTAGMVELGWLTGDLEELIQREAYKRFYMHGTGHYLGLDTHDVGPYRLEEDWRPIEPGMVFTVEPGLYVPHGMPGIDPAFWGIGVRIEDDIWVDQAGCPHNLTAAIPKSVDEVEGALQGTRSGVLQATN
- a CDS encoding S8 family serine peptidase, translating into MSHRSLVLLVAAVTLAGCGRANVAGNLVTQRVTAQGKQSGKITAPSAAARPSVSLTPTAAQTAALAPVEGEYIVKFRESARDLPGATRLRDLSVKGTAVYKLNANGYALQAAEGWDEADDIDYIEPNYQYQTLEAPNDPAFGDSWGVAAILAPSIWPTTTGSGIKVAVIDTGVDATHPDLRGQVLPGLDLVNDDEDAADDHGHGTHVAGTIAALANNGIGVAGVAPGAAIIPIKALNSKGQGSNADIANGIVAAADRGAQVINLSLGGTDNSETLRRAVAQVQERGVIVVAAAGNSGISTPFFPAANEGVIGVGAVDDHRKRATFSNFGDYIDVAAPGVNIGSTQRGGGTTTMSGTSMASPHVAAACALLKAKFPMLKAGHLSRLFKTTGFTTTGFTGSNAPRALNLEDAFTKAPNLDMQPPAAVTGLAGVAGPPEEVDLSWNAAADNASSVTYRILRDGVSVGTSTGTQFTDRGVTRQSNYQVISMDADGNEASPSAAVAASPGQASDLIKDLAVSSRGQTEVTLSWKTKEPMRCLVQWGETSSLGQASSWDISPKQSHTFKLTGLKRFQTYHYRVVAATNASQLHYTKTQRVRTKLWWLFALPSS